The Candidatus Campbellbacteria bacterium genomic sequence TACTCGCTATTTTACCTTAAATTTTTACAAAAAGATAATGTCCTTCTTGTATACCGAGCGCTCTTTATAGTTGAGAAGTTTTGTGGTAATATTTTTTGACTTGAACACCCTCAAAACACATGCCAATAACTAAAGTAAAAGAAATAAAAAATATTGATGCTTTCGACTCATTTCAATGGAGTGCTGGCAATCTAAAAAAATATAACCTTATTTATGGATGGAATGGGTGTGGAAAAACGACTATCTCGCGTGTCCTGAGCTTTATTGAAAAAAAGAAGATCGACATGCCGGAATTTTTTCCGATTCAGTTTCAGGTTCAAACTGGTACGGGGTCGACTAAAGAATCAGACTTACCTACAAACAATCTAAGCATTAAAGTGTTTAACGAGGACTTTATTCGAGAAAATCTAGAGTTCCATGAATCTAAAGCAAAGAAGATACTTATTGTCGGAAAGGACAACATAAATGCTCAGGCGGAAATAGCTACATTGGAAGCGAGAGTCACCACAGCAAGAGAAGTTTATAGTCGGCTTGAGGCAGATAAAGGAAAAATCAGCTCAATAGACAATATTCTCACTGAAGCCGCGCGTGAGGTTATCAAACAATTCACCAACACACCACTAGGAAGCGGTACATATTACGGCCGAAGTTATAATCGCACAAAAATAGAGCCCCTTGTCACCGAGGGTAAGATTACACAAGAAAATATTGATTCGTTGATCATAGAAAAATTAGAAGATGTAGATAGTAAAAGGGAAATAATTAAAAGCCAAAAACAAAAAATTGGTTCTGAATTGAAGGGGGTTGAAGACTTTTCGTCTTTATTCGAATGTGCCAATGTTATTCTTGATAAATTTGTAGACGTAGAAGTGATCCCGGGGCTCGATTCTGACAAAGAGCTTAGAGATTGGACTGAACATGGATACCATATCCATAAAGACCGAAGTCTTGGGTTATGTCAATTTTGCAAAAAATCTCTCGATAAGGGATTTCTTGAAAATCTTGGAAAGTTTTTTACCGAGGAGCTCGAAAAAGCAAAACAGGGTATCGATGACATCGTTTCAAAGATTGACCTACCTGAAAACAAGGCTGATACTACGTTTATCGAATCCGGTCGACTGTTTCCGGATTTGGCAAATGAATATCTTGGAACAAAATCAAGCATAGAAGATAAAGGTAGAGAGGTGCGTGGCTCGATTACTGCCCTAGTTAATGCTCTAAAAGAAAAGCGTGAGAACTTGCATGATCAAAAGAAACCGATATCAAAAGTTCCATACCCGGAGAAGACTACTCAAGAATTTAATGTACTCATTGAAAAGCTCAACGGCATTATTAAAAAGCACGATGAAAGGATAGACAAAATTGATGAAGCCGCAAAAGCAATTGAGACTCACACAATTGCATCAGTCCTGAAGTCGAAGGAGTACTTTAAGAAAAAGCAGGAACTTGCTGATCTTGATGCCAAGCTTGGTCCATTAAAAAACGAGATAGATACCCTTAACGGAGAAATAAAAAAGAAGCGTGGCGGAGTCCTCAATGCTTCTATTGCGATCGATGGCATAAATGACGTTCTTAAAGATTTTTTTGGCGAATCACACATATATCTTGAGTTAACTGATTCGAAAGTTCCAGAGGTGGGTTATAT encodes the following:
- a CDS encoding AAA family ATPase, whose product is MPITKVKEIKNIDAFDSFQWSAGNLKKYNLIYGWNGCGKTTISRVLSFIEKKKIDMPEFFPIQFQVQTGTGSTKESDLPTNNLSIKVFNEDFIRENLEFHESKAKKILIVGKDNINAQAEIATLEARVTTAREVYSRLEADKGKISSIDNILTEAAREVIKQFTNTPLGSGTYYGRSYNRTKIEPLVTEGKITQENIDSLIIEKLEDVDSKREIIKSQKQKIGSELKGVEDFSSLFECANVILDKFVDVEVIPGLDSDKELRDWTEHGYHIHKDRSLGLCQFCKKSLDKGFLENLGKFFTEELEKAKQGIDDIVSKIDLPENKADTTFIESGRLFPDLANEYLGTKSSIEDKGREVRGSITALVNALKEKRENLHDQKKPISKVPYPEKTTQEFNVLIEKLNGIIKKHDERIDKIDEAAKAIETHTIASVLKSKEYFKKKQELADLDAKLGPLKNEIDTLNGEIKKKRGGVLNASIAIDGINDVLKDFFGESHIYLELTDSKVPEVGYIVKRRGKNAKHLSEGEKSVIALIYFLAKLEEDGFKKENGIVVIDDPVDSQDEIFLFRTFGLIKRQLIKAGQLIVLTHNFAFFNLVRDWMNDTDDAELYLMTCNRTVTTHETKIEPLPDIIRKYKTEYQFLFFQLYNFNKNGTGIDAPLIPNVARKALEYFAGFKWSCGTDRAFAQMVHDKYVTDPNLKNKGVADFIVKFLHEYSHGLDFTRPITAATLEAKDVAKNIIEFIHISDDEHYKKLKALCDPST